A stretch of DNA from Cygnus atratus isolate AKBS03 ecotype Queensland, Australia chromosome 6, CAtr_DNAZoo_HiC_assembly, whole genome shotgun sequence:
TCAGCAGCTCAGTCTGAGCTTATTTCACAACCGCTGCATTTTCTGTTAGTTCCATCCCCTCCACGGACCACTTCCAGGCTGGCAAAGACCCAAAAACTGTGCCACCAGGAATACAACAGCATAAAATAATGGCTAAGGCTGTTGATGTATGCTGTGCAAATTGAGGTGATGTCTACATCTGTTTAGAAGCCTTGCAGATTTACACATGCCTGCTCATCTAAGAGTACATCCAAGCTAAGTCCTGCCTTACTGCTCACTTGCCTGACCAGACAGCATTCAACAATGACTTTGTCATTAGAATGGACTTTAGCATTAAGATAGCGTTCAAAAGCAAATCACAACTCCCTGCTACAGAACTTTGCAGCTTACTAACAGAGAGCAGAGAAACTAAAAAGATCACTTGGCTGAGAATCCGGTAAGGTTTTGAACAAACGTTTTCAACAGTCCTGAGAAAGCAGTGTTTCAAAGCAAAGTTACATTTGTGTAGGCAGCAACCATGCAGCGTTTTCGTTCCACTAACTCCATTCCCAATTACTACATGAAAACTATTCAAACAACTCAGACTGCATTTAGATACAGCATGACTTCTCAAAACACCAGGGAAATCTCCTTTTCATAGCTTAGATCACTTGTTCTGCTCCTCATGTCGAGCAAGGAGCCCAGTTGGATCTTCCAATGATGAAAACTTCGGAAGAAACAGAATGACTGGAGGGACAACTGACCCAGAAAACAGAGATTTAGGTTTCAGCTTCTGCTACAGCTCTCCTTTGTGTAACATCTTCAGCCAGTTGGGCATTTTGCACCTTAACTCCCTTCCTGACAGACAGCCTACATTTTTCAGGGTTATTTCTGCCTTGCAGAAGTAATCAAAAGCATGATTTTAAACTCCTAAAGCTCTTGTAAGACAAGACAACACCATCTGGTTTCTTGCTGAACCGCATACGCTTTTCTGACTAGTTTGTCGGTGgttttatttactcattttgatttttttaagcagacaCTTACCTTTCAATGCATTCCAGGCATCCcactttgctttgcctttgaaGTCAAGCATACCGGGGCGATCTGAGAGAGAGAAGATAAGCAACAGAATCAGTTTGTGTGGCCTGGCTGCAGATAATACCTACTTCCTCATGGCCATTCCGCAATTAACCATGTTAAAATACAATGGTTCACGTTTGCAGCTATCACTTAATCACCTGCAGTCAGCCACCTCCAGTGCTGAAGAGCACATGTTGGGATGCTGCTCGTAGCAACAGAAAAGATCCGCCAAGTTCCCTTAAAACAGCAGCACTTGAACAGAAGAGCACCAAACGGTGCAACTTGGTTTTATCACTGTACTTTCTAAAGAGACTGCTGGGGCATGAAGACAAGCCGATTAAAGAACTAAGGTAAAGCAGAAATGCCCTAAGGTCCATTACAAACAGAGACGTGAAATCAAAAGCCAGTGGCGTACAGCTTAGGAAGCATTAACATCAAGTTAACCGTGCTTTCGTAACGTATAGTTCTTCCTCTGTCCTGTTATCCTCGGGTTATACATACTGAATTCTAACTCCATGACAAGCCACACTGTAgccaaagagagaagaaatgggtTAGATGCGGATGTGATTAGCTTTCACATGAAGTCCCCTCTGAGTTGTTCTTCGTCTCATTAAATACAATTCCTAGGATTATGAATTAAATGGGACTGTTCAGTAGCCTGTACATTAACCACAGCAATACCCTTGTGCTGAATGTTGCCAGACCACGAGCTCTAGCACCACTTCACCTCAAACAACGCTGAGCTCCAGCCACACCGGAAGGATCACATCTTAAAACCCAGCTCAGTTCTTTCATCCCTCCAAGTGCTGTCTGCCtcggcaaaaaaaaaaaaaaaaacaacaacaaggcTGTATACACCCAAACTTACCGCTTCCAGTACTTTTCCCTGCCAGCTTTGAATTCAGTCAACACCCAATAACCTTTAGCAGCAACTGGGTCAGGAGGCCAGGGCTGCAAACAAatgcccttttttctttctagctcTAGTTACTCAAGTACTACGCAAGGTCAACAGAGACAGGCTTCATTCTAAATGCTAGGCACGGTCTCAGCCGaagtagcagcagcagggatTTGGCACAGTGCATCTGCAGAGATATTTCTGCTACAGTTCCCTCCAGGACATGATATTTGATTGCAGCTCCTCTAAGAGTTCTTCCTACTGCAAACATCCTgtgttattttgttcttttttagttttccaGTACTATTTTTAGCCGTCAAACTAGTTTACCAGCCCTCTCCCCCCACCAAATATCGCTATTACACACTTGTGTAGCTTGCCTTGCTGTTGAAGTCTGTTTAACTGAGATGTGCTTATGTTAAAGCAGCATCCCTTGACCTTGGCAGCTGCTTACTGACAGAGAACTccaaaaatccccaaatccaGTCCCTGCGCAAAGCTAACGCACAGAATCCTCTCTGCAATTTAGAGAATTGCAACTGGGTTAATCTAAAAACCACGAATTGCACAAACCCCTATCTAGGGCCCTGTCTGGTCAGCTTATGCCTGCGTGCTTACAGACCCACGCCAAGTGGGTGTTGAGTCattttctgtatgcattttGTGTATGGCGTAAGCGCGGGGCTGCCTGAAGCATCTCAAGCAACAGGAGGGCAAGGTTCAGCCTCCCAGGCAGACTccagagacccccccccccctccagaGAGGGACCCTCCAGAGACCCACCCTCCCGAGAGAGAGCCTCCAGAGACCCCCCACCCAGAGAGAGAGCCTCCAGAGACCCCAGCCCCCCAAGCCCTCAGACCCCCTGAGCCCCTCAGAGGCTCCacagagcccccccccggcggcccGTACCCGTGTTCACGTCGCCCACCGTGGCCTGCTTGTAGTGGCTGTAGACGTCCAGCATCTCCTGGTCCGAGGGCTGCGACTTGAGCTGCTTCACCTCCTCGGCGGCCTTCTGGAACGCAGCCTAGGAGGAAGGGAAAGCCCCGCAGCGGGGACGGGTGAGCAGCGGGACGCGGAAAGGGGAAGATGGGGTCATGAAGGGGAAGGAGGCGTCCGGAGCCCGCCGCCCCAGCCCCTACCTCCGCCATgatgcccagctctgccccaccGCCCCGGCCGCCTCACCGCCTCACCCCTCACCACAGCGCCCGCTGGCCAATCCCAGCGCCGCGGGCAGAGCCGCGCCAATCAGCGCTCTGCAGGGGCGGGGAGAAACCGGGCAAAGGGCCAATGGAAAGGCGGCGCTGCCTCAGGGGCGGGCTTCGGAGTGGGCGCCGCGCTCAGCCGAGGTGAGCCCGGACacggggccgcggggagggaggggccGCCAGGAGAGGGGGCGGGGCCGGAGCGGCTCGCAGCCAATCCGGCGTCGCGGCGCGTCGGAGAGGGCGGCAGGGCTCAGTTGTGATTGGCGGAGGGGCCGCGCGCGGGCGGGGCGGAAGGGCGAGCCGCGGTGGTGCCGGTTGGGGCGTCGCAGTAAGGCTGGGAGCCGTTGGGGTGAGGGGGTGCGGCCGCCATTTTctgcgggctgggggctgaggggcgCGGCGAGGGGGGTGCGGCTCGGGCTGCCCTGGGAGCGCTGCGCCTGAGGGGACCGAATTGGAGCAGCCTCTGGGACCTGTCCAATAAATGCCAAAATTCCTAATTGTGTGCGTGTATTTCTGAGATGCTCCTCCAGGTTGCTCAGGGGAAGCGAGTTCGAGTGCCTGTTCCTTTGCACCCTCCAGATCTCGACCTGGGCAGCAGCATCAATAAGACATCTCCTTCTCTGCTCAGTGTCCCTCTGGTTATATTTGGGTGCAGAGAAGTATTCTATCAGCATCATTTGTGGGTTGCAACTTACTTACAAGGAAAATGGAGCAGGGCACTGTGCATTACTGGGCAGCGGGACGTAAACCCTTGTGAGGATGTAGCCGTGTGGGGTGCCAGCTCTGTGTCTCCGCTCTGCAGAAGCCATTTGaggaaaatattcctgttttactttttcagggTGCAGCTAAGATAAATACAGCAAAGACTGGGAGATATCGGATACCCGCACGAAGGTGGGGCGTTTAAATAATCACCACCACCGCATTtatggttattatttttttaaagccaaaataaaagCCCGTAAAGGGATGAAATACGCAAGGGAATCCCTTGTGGAAGTGGTGACTGAAAAGGCTGCCGATGTCTAGGCGAGATGCGGAGGCCGTGCTGTGCTCCTGATTGATGTTGCAGCCCTGCggtcttttctcatttctgtagCAGCTACAGAGCTTTAGCGTGTGAACAGAAAGCAAGGTGGCTAGAATACCcagcacaaaaaagaaaaagaaaaagagaagattgGAAGATTGCTGGGATGGGAAATAGCTCATTTTCCTGTGGAGACAAAGAAGCCAGCCGAACAATGTGTGGTTTGTTTAAAGAGGTGCTTGGGCtggtaaaacaaaaccattgtCGGTTCTGCTCTCTGTTAAAGCAGTATGAACCCTGTAGAGCCATTCTAGATAGCTATTATTATAAACCCTTGATACACCGGGAAAATTATTTGTGTATGCTTGCGGGGGAgttgttttactttctgtaaGGAGGTGAAAATGAGCGTTGTGTAACAGCTTAGGCATTTTTCGGGGTATTATGCTCTGTACAACATAAGTATATTAAAAAGGTTTTGTTCACGTTAGTACATTCTTTTAGAGCACAAGGTTACTCAGCAGGTTAAACCATCTGTCACCTGAAAACCAAACAGCGTACTTGCATTTATCCATAACATTTTGTCTGTTTAACAGAGAGTCTGATATAGTACACAGCACAGGTACAAATATTGGAATATTTCATGTGCAGTGTTAATAATATCCTATgtctcaaaacaaaactgtttgctTTGAGATTCTAGTTTACTGCTGCTGTAGAACTACTAAAAGCGAAGTCTTGAAAGACATAACGCTGTTAAATTTCTCACCATGTTTTAATCTTTGACTGAGGCTCACCTGCACCTTCTTTTTAGCTGTGCTCATGCGCTGAGGAAAGCCAATAATTcctctttaatgttttccagGTTATTCAAAATTAGTTCTCATGTCGGCAGAAAGCTCAACCATCACAGTTCGTCTTGTTCGCTCTTTCGAGCACCGGAATTTCAGACCTGTGGTGTATCATGGAGTTAACTTGAATCAGACAGTGAAGCAGTTCATTACTTTTGTACAGAAGGGTAAGGGACTGTTATTTATTTGCTCATCGCTTATGTTGCCATCCCTGCACAAGAAAATGGAGGGAAACAAATGAGTGGGAATTCTGCAGCTTTGGTAGAGATGCCAGCATTGTTTTTATATCCCCTGTGTACTCTCCCACCTTGGATGAGAGGTCTGGAGTTAACATGAGCCTCCATGGTCAGTGTGCGATGCCTAGATCTGGGTAGGCTCCTCCACCTGCCTAAATCCTCATGCTTGGTCCTTTTTGACTAAAAGACATTGCTGCATTTGGCTCTGTGCTTAGGCTCCTTGAGCAGTGCTCTCAGACAGCTACTCAGAAATTAACAGGGGTAAATCAAGAGAATTTAGGGAGCCTTTGATCCATAGGAGCTACACCAGTATGTGGAATGTGGGAATGAACATCTGTTTGCTATTTGTGAGAATGAAGAGCACTGTGAAAATTGTTTCTGACACTGTGAGGTCTTGGTCTGCATGTTGGCTTCTGTGTTTGTCTCCATCTGGAGCTTTATGGTGCCGATTTACTCATCTACGGACCTTGTGTTTCAGAAGCCTGGATGAAAGTGACAGTGTATCTGAAAGTTAATAAATGTAGACCAGCCCACGCACCAACTCAGCAGCTAGGGTGTTGACTAACCTTGCAGGTGTACTTTTCACACATCAATGGAGACATTCAAAGTGTGCAGAGTAgcagggttttatttatttaattattatttttttgcatgatGTCAGCCTAAACAGGTCTGGAACTGTTGCAGCTGATCACATTTGAGCAACTTCTGGGATGTTGCCCTGGGCCTTACAACTGTATTGTGTTTTCAGCAACTTCCTTACTTGTAGACAGTGATTGGCATGGCTAGATCTTAGGTTGCTTTTAGAAAACTAGTAGCACTTTCAGAACATATGGTACAGCTGCTGttatgaataagaaaataaaagaaacaaagctaaaaaaaacttgcttttgATGTGTGCAATATTACAACTTGCTGCTATTTGAGACAAAGCTAGTGTCTTGAGTGAGGCTTTTTGGAACCTCATTCCCCAGATGGGCAGTGTTGTTCCTGGCCCCAAATCCATGTTCCTTCCTTTACTGTAATCTGTTTTGAAGGAGGAATTTGAGATAAATTTTTATACTACTGATGAAATTGTGGTTTCAGCCATGTTGCTGCCAAGAAGCTGACAGGCGGCTGGCCTTCCAAGGCCCTGCTTAGATTCCTGGATGTCACTGGGGATGCTAGCACCAGGGAGGTGTTGATGTTCTTGCAGTGGCTTATTGGCTGTGTCCTTCATGTGGCTAAAGAGTTAATTTATTACCGTTTGGCTTCCTTTTTGTGACCGGTTAGCATGGCTGTGTTTACTGAACAATTAGTTATGAATGGCGGTTATCAGGATGCTGTTGGTAGAAGGTAGTGAGAGACTCTGAACTTTGGACTGTACAAACCACAACAGGATGTTTCTGGCATATGTTTGAAGGATCGGACTCCTATGATCATATCCTAATTGCATTGACTTGCTGTCCACGGGGGTCATGCTGTTCAGAGGAACTTTGTGCTCGGGTGAAGTTAAGCTGATATGGAGTAACTGTCAAATCTGAGCCAAAGGTTGTGTTTCAGTATTTGTTGCTCAAACAAGTCACTTGTGCTGACAATTGATTTTGATGTAAAGGGTGTCTAGGATGCATGCATTGCACTTCTGTGCAttactggaaattaaaaaagacaactttgtTTTAActtggtgattttattttaatagatgtGCCTTCAAGAGCAGgacttcctcctccttttaaaaattacaagtaCGGtaggtattttttcttgttttaattcttgGAAGATGCAGCCGTAATCATAGAATCTATACCAGCTAAGATCTATAACAGTTTAGATGTAATCTATAACAGTTTGGACATTTTAGGAGGCAACTCTTTTAGCATACTCATGCTGGTTGCAGTGCTTGCCTATATTTGCAGCTCTGTCAAGCTCGTGTAGTTGGGGCTATGCCACTGGGTTCTATAGAACCTGACCATTGTTTTGACTTTCTGTCTTTGAGTTAGGCTGCATGTTGTACATTCTTTGCTAATTGGTATTGATGTTTTTtgatattaattttttattacttttataaCCACCTTTTAACTCTATTTTTACTTTACAGAGCAGCTTGTGGCCTCAAACACTTTGAATTTGTAGTTCTGTTCGTACTTATGTATTTCAGTATCTCTTTACTAATTTTGAGGTCAAAAGGATCATGAAGCAGAAGCTTAAAGcagtaaatggaaaatgcataaaactcatattcttaaataatttacataatATGAGAGGAGCAGGGGAACATTGCTCAAAAGTGGGTTAGAAAACTCTTAAGAGCTGATGGAAAGAAATAGTCTGGTGTCAAGTTTAGACTGAATTTATCTTCTAATATAAATGTACGTGTGTATTTCCTTTTGTGAAGCTTGGCATGAATGTGTGCAATGCATTTGTTTGGGATAGAAGATACTTTCAAAGTAAACTAAACTAAATTATTTCACTTCATGGAGTTTTGTAACTCAGATGTCAGTCGCATACCTTCTCCTCAACCTGACAGTTCTGAAAGTTCCCTTGGAGCTTTGCTACAAGTGATCATGTGTCTCCCACGTTCTTGGCGGTAACAAACTCCTTCCTCTACAGTGATTCGAAGAAGTGAATGAGGAACCTTCTTAATACATGTGAATGGTGATCAACTCTATttgcctcttaaaaaaaaaaaggcaaacattcCATACTTTGTTCTTGGTGATGGTGAAAcagtacaaaatgaaaacagaaaaaggagcagGGATTAAGATTTGCACTGTATCTGTGACAAGGACTTGAATGCTATtagttttaatgttttacttaaaatcttaaaatctaGGTAATTGTAACTTTGCATTTGGTGCTGCCTTTCAGCCCCCTAATATCTGTTGCTTTGAGTGGATGAGGGAGTCCCATGTAGGGCTGCTGCTAGTTGTGTTTTTGGTGCTGCCTATCCCTGCTGCTAGTTCTTTGATCACTCACAACATCAGTTTAGTTTTGCTGCAAGCATATGTTGTGGTTGAGCACCTGATTGTGCTGTGTAGGACTGAGCTTAATGTGGGTGAAAACCACGGCAGAACTTTAAAACTTGTTATACCAGTTAGTGGGGGCCTACTTTTAGTGGGATGGTGCCAGCTATGCTGaaattttcacacagaaaaaatcaaGCCCGAGTTCCTCACCTTCCCCTTAGGCTGTCAACCATCCAGGTTTGTGTTTTTGGCATCTCTTGCATGCTCTATTGTCTTTCTTGTATTTTGGTGATCGAGGCGCAGTAAGACTTCTGCATGAATACTGCTACTAAGAGTcagatttctctctgctttgtttgGCAGTGCCAGAAATCTCACTTGGACCTGGCTGGTTTTCATCTTGACTGCTTTGGCTTCCTTCTGTCCAGAATCCAGCAGCACTTGGTTCTCCTGACCTCATATATATCACCGCCACCTTTTTCCTCTTGGCTTGGTGCTCTGACTCACTTGAATCTCCAAGCTTATGCCTTTCAAAtgttctcttcatttctttgtacACATCATTCATGTCCTTGATCTACAACTCTTCTCAGTCTATCTTCTCATCTTTCTACCCTGTCATTACCTCCTTTTCACTGATGATGGGTGCCATTTTGTCTCATAAGcagcttctccattttttcccccataaatGTGGAGCAGTATGGTCAATAATTCACAGAGAGACttagaaagtgttttcttatcTATTGTCATGGAagatctaggaaaaaaaaaggaaaatattaaaaaaaatggaaatatgatTGAGTGGGACTAGATTGGGACTAACTGATATAGCAAAAGCAATTGAGAGGAAGTAGCTAGGATGAGAATATACAGCAGTTTTATCTCTATAACAGAATTGGAGAAGCTATTTAATAGCTCAAATGAAGATGCAGTGAATTTCTGGATGCCAGTGATGAAGACGTGGACAAGTAAAATTGAGTCAATAGTTCAGAGAACGACTGTGCAAAGACCAGAAAAAAGGGAATGTGGCGAAGTAGATCTAGAAGTTTAAAACTAAGAGGCAGAGGCTGGATGGTATTTGCTTTGGGAGAAAGTTTTCATGATTACAGTATCTTTTTGCTGTGATTGTTGTTCTTCTGCAATGCTTCTATGCAAGATGGATCCTGGTAATTGCAATCAAATACGTGCTTTGTTTCTAATATTGCAGCTAGGACTGCATGTCAAGAATGCCTTTTAAGTGTTGACTTTTCATGGTTTTGAccttctgtaatattttaaataaaacattcaaaaggGGACAGAGTATTACGCATTTGTGCATTGAAGCTATGGAAACAAACTTGGAAACAAAATTGTGCATTGAAGGTATGgaaacaaaatgcacaaaaatatcACAGGTAAATATGAAGAGGATgtagaaagaaaggagagattGTACATATTCATGGAAAAAGAACTTGCTCAACACGCTTTCTAACATGGATGATTTCTTTATGAGAAGGAAGATTTCAAATAATAATCTGAAGTGGTCAGGTTACTGTGTCTTAATCACTTGCTGTCTGTCAATTTAGCTGCATTTGTTGACAGCGCATAAATGCAGTTTGTCCTGCCCCAATTGCATGTATAAAACCTCCTAGGTTAAAACACCCTAGCTGGCATTTAAATTGATGTGTTTTGACTGGCAATTGGGATGGTCATTTAGTTAGTTATTGTAACTCAGCCAGTAGACAGAAGCCCAATAAGATGGTGGATTGACTGGTTTAACGCTGTGGCTGCAGGACtgggaaattaaaatgttttctcctctttcagaCTGAATACGTAAAATTGTTAAtgataaacaatttttaaacCTTACCCCTTTGTTACTGTCTTCTTCCCCAAGCATAACTTTTAGTGTTGCCTGCatattaaagtttattttaggaaaacattgcattttctttcagatacaATGAAGATTATTCACCAAGCACACAAATCAAAGGTATGGTTATTAGCtactttcttccccttttaCATGCTTTAATGCAGGCAGACCTCTGCACTGTAAAACAAGACTGGGACAGAGAGACAGTAAATTCTTATCTTTGTATTCTGGTTCTCTAATTTGTAGACTGGTGAACTCGTAGTGAGTTTGGAAGATGATGACaaactgattttgaaagaagagaGTACGCTGAAAGCAGCTGGAGTAGGTATGAGTATGTTTATATTGACTGAAGGTGCTGTTCACTGTGGTTGTCATTAAACTGATAACTGGCTGATTATGTTTGGATAGCCTGTTGAAAAGTAATTCCTGATTCTCTTTACACTACTTGGTAATTATTCAGGGAAGAAGGGGGGGATAACGTACATTGAAATCATTGAACTGAGGGCAGCAGGTATCTGCACTCTGAATGTTCAGAATGCAAATTGTGATTTCAGAAGGTATGCTTATAATTCTGCTGAGAGTAATTTTAAATGATTGGCAGATAGGTTATTAGTACCGTGTCTGCTTAGTCTTATCAGTAACATTTAAACTGATGTTTTGGTTAGAAATGTAAGTAGTGGAACCAGTATGGAATAATGAAGTAAGATTCGATTTGTTTTAATGTGCAATGTACAGTCCTTGGTAGTCAGATTGCTTGGGAAGACTCGAGGAGTATCATTTAGAGAATGTGCTGAACAC
This window harbors:
- the C6H2orf76 gene encoding UPF0538 protein C2orf76 homolog isoform X1, with product MSAESSTITVRLVRSFEHRNFRPVVYHGVNLNQTVKQFITFVQKDVPSRAGLPPPFKNYKYDTMKIIHQAHKSKTGELVVSLEDDDKLILKEESTLKAAGVANETELAFFCEEDYRNYKANPVSAW
- the C6H2orf76 gene encoding UPF0538 protein C2orf76 homolog isoform X2 produces the protein MSAESSTITVRLVRSFEHRNFRPVVYHGVNLNQTVKQFITFVQKDVPSRAGLPPPFKNYKYDTMKIIHQAHKSKTGELVVSLEDDDKLILKEESTLKAAGQMRPN
- the DBI gene encoding acyl-CoA-binding protein: MAEAAFQKAAEEVKQLKSQPSDQEMLDVYSHYKQATVGDVNTDRPGMLDFKGKAKWDAWNALKGMSKEDAMKAYVAKVEELKGKYGI